A segment of the Candidatus Doudnabacteria bacterium genome:
AGCGGATATAGGCGCGAGCGGATCGCGGCGGCTTGTTTCTGAGAGTCCGAGAGCACTGCCTGGTAATTGCTTTCCTGGCCTTTTGTTTGGGTCAGCAGAGTTGCCTGCTCGCTGGTGGAAGCGACTAGCTGCTGTTTCTGCAGGCTTTGGATGGAGAGTAAATTATCGTTTTCATCTTTTTGTTGGGACAGGGTATCTTGCCGTTGTTGGAGCTGATTGTTGTTATCTTCAATTTCATTTAAAATTTTATTTAAGCTTTGCGAGATCTGCGAGGAATTTTCCAGTTCGTTCAAGACGTCGGATAAATTATCCTGAGACAAAAGAATATAGAGCAGAGAGTCGTTGTCCTGCTCGTGCAGCAGGCGGATGTAGCCGCTTAGCTGGTCCTTCAGCTTTCCGCTTTGGGCAACGTTGGCGTCAATTGTGGCTTGAGTGGAAACCATCGAGCTGTTGATCGCATCCAACTGCAGGTTGGTGGCCTGGATCTGAAGATTCAGGGAAGCCTGCTGTTTTTTCAGCTGATTGATCTTGTTCTGCAGAGTATTTTTTTGACCCGCGATCTGCTTCAGTTCCTGCTGGTATTGCATGATCTGGCTTTCGATCTGGTCAAGCTGCTGCTGAAGCTGGGCTTTTTCCTCGGGAGTCGGAGGCGTCGGGGCGGTTTGCGCAAATGCGCTGGAAAAAGCCAGGGCCAGCAGCAGACAAACAGCCGCAATTATTTGGTTCTTTCGGATAAAACGCATGATATTTATTATATCATTATTATTGATCGCAGGCAGGAATTGTACGTTTCAATAAAAAAAGAGTCTTTGAGCATCAAGACTCTATGATTGTTCTGCGATTTCTCGGATAGTAATGCCGGGACGAATGACCGCAGGTTTTTGATTTGGCATTACGGCTAGCAAGCGATATGGCCCGGTGCCGATCTTTGAGCCCAAGCCGTTGATGTCAGCAAGGACGAAACTGTCGTCCAGCGAAGCCTCAGGCAGGCCGAAATGCTGGCTTACGATCTGCCTCACTCGGCATCGTTTTATATCGCACTCTTTTTGCCAGGCCTGCTTCCGAAGAACCGAATCCAAACCCTCTTCGGCCAGCCCGATGTTAGTTCCGAAAAGCACGGCCAGACCGGCGGTTCTTGGAGGCACGATCACGGTAATTCTTTCCCAAAGATACTGGCCCGCAGGACAGGTGATGATTCCCGGTTCAACGGGATTGTATTTGGAAAAGTCAACCAGGGTTTGTTCTTTGGTAAGGTTGGCTTTGCGTTTTCCGCGTCTTCTGATGTAACCGGCTTGCGGTTTTTCTACAATCCGCGGGGTACGGCGCAGGTAAGCCCGTTCTTCAGGAGTTTCGCCTTTTTGCAAATCCTTGTTGAGGAGTTGATATCGGTCCAGGGCCAAGACAAGACATACGCGTGACCCGTCGATATTAAGGAATACGGCCATCTTGATCCTCCTTCTGCAGATTGGTAAAAAAAAATCGAGTCCTAGGACTCGATTTCGAGCTTGATTGGTTTGATATCAGTTTGCGGATTTTTTTTCCACATCTCGGCTAATATTAAACCCAAGCCGGAAATCTGTCAAGCGTTTTTAGCAAAAATATTTCAAAAAAGGTATAATTAGTTTGATATGGAATCTTCCAAAACCGAAACAAAATTGAATTTTCCCCCGGGTTTTCTGCTGGGCGCAGCCTCTTCAGCCCACCAGTCAGAAGGCAATAACATGAACTCGGATTGGTGGCGGGCAGAACAGGCCGGGCTGGTGCCAAAATCAGGAGAAGCCGCTGACCATTATAACCGATACGAAGAGGATTTTAAAATAGCTCAGGAGATCGGACTGAATGCCATGAGGATTTCCATCGAGTGGGCCAGGATCGAGCCTGTGGAAGGCCGGTGGGACGCGGTGGCTATAGAACACTATAAAAAAGTTTTGAAGGCCATGAAAGAGCGGGGATTGACCCGAATGGTGACATTATGGCATTGGACACTGCCGCAGTGGCTGGCGGAAAAGAAAGGTTTTGAAAAAAAAGAAGGCGTGGAAGCGTTCGCGCGGTTCACATGGTTTGTCGCCCAGAACCTGGGAGCGGAGATTGATCTGTGGGTCACATTGAATGAGCCGGAAGTCTATTGCCAACAGGCATATTTGTCGGGCGTTTTTCCGCCTTTTAAAAAAAGCAGATTAGTTTATTGGCAGGTGCTTGGCAATTTGGCCCAGGCCCATAATAAAGCTTATGATGCAATTAAGTCTTATGATCCGAAGGCAAAAGTAGGCATCGCAAAAAACAGCAGCTATTACAGGGCTTTCCGGAAAAATAATTTTTTTGACCGCACAGTGGTTTTTTTCGCCGACAGGATCGGCAATCATTATTTGCTGAAAAAACTGATCAGCCGCCTGGATTTTATCGGAGTCAATTATTATTTTTACAATATCGTGAAATTTGACCCAAGGCACATTTACCAGGAAATGAACAATAATTTCGCTAGAGGCCAATTATCCCTCAATGATCAGCAGGACCGTTCGGATATGGGCTGGGTTTTGTATCCGGAAGGCATTTATCATTTACTGCAGGATCTGAAAAAATACCGCTTGCCGATCTATGTTACGGAAAACGGCGTGGCCGATATCCTGGACAGCCGCAGGCCTAAGTTCATCCGCGAAACTTTGGAATGGGTGATAAGTGCGATCAAAGAAGGGGCTGACGTCCGCGGGTATTTCTATTGGGCTTTGACGGATAACTACGAATGGACAAACGGTTTCGGTCCGCGCTTTGGCCTGATAGAAATTGATTATGCCACGCAGAAAAGAACAGTCAGGGAAAAAAGCGCAGGCGTATTTAAGGAGGTATCCATTGATAGCTAGCTGGATATTTATTGCGCTGAGCGGTTATTTTTTATTGGCATTCACGGGAATTGCGGATAAGTTTTTGGTGTCAAAAGTTGTCAGGGAACCGATCGCTTACGCGTTCTATACTGCCATAACCGGACCGTTTTCTCTGGTCTTGGTTCCGTTTGGCGCCAAATTATTGAGTCTCCACGATTTTGCGGTCGCCTTGGCGGCGGGGGTCTTCTTTATCTTTGGGATCTATTATTCTTATTCTGCAATAGCCAAAAGCAGCGTTTCCCGCGTGGTGCCGATACAGGGCGGAATGATCCCTCTGTTTTCACTGCTGTTCGCTTACATAATTTTGGGCGAGCGCTTAAGCTCCACGCAGACCGTCGGGTTTTTGTTTTTGGTCGCAGGGGCAGTGCTGATCTCGGTGAGAAAAGAGGTTGAGGGTTGGACTGCCCAAACCTTTCTTTTGGCCGGCCTGTCCGCGGTTTTCTTTGCCATAGCGTCGGTTCTGACGAAATATATTTTCAATCACAGCAATTTTATTTCCGGCATGGTCTGGACGCGCATGGGGTTTTTCCTCGTGGCTCTGCCGATCCTTTTATTCAAAAAGAACAGAGATGTGATCTTTAACGCCCCGAAACAGGCCGGAGTAAAAAACGTGGCCTTGTATTATTCTTCCAGAGCCTCGGGAACGATCGGCGGATTTCTGCAGAATTATGCGGTGAGTTTGGGAAGCGTTTCTGTGGTCAATGCCCTGCAGGGCA
Coding sequences within it:
- a CDS encoding glycoside hydrolase family 1 protein is translated as MESSKTETKLNFPPGFLLGAASSAHQSEGNNMNSDWWRAEQAGLVPKSGEAADHYNRYEEDFKIAQEIGLNAMRISIEWARIEPVEGRWDAVAIEHYKKVLKAMKERGLTRMVTLWHWTLPQWLAEKKGFEKKEGVEAFARFTWFVAQNLGAEIDLWVTLNEPEVYCQQAYLSGVFPPFKKSRLVYWQVLGNLAQAHNKAYDAIKSYDPKAKVGIAKNSSYYRAFRKNNFFDRTVVFFADRIGNHYLLKKLISRLDFIGVNYYFYNIVKFDPRHIYQEMNNNFARGQLSLNDQQDRSDMGWVLYPEGIYHLLQDLKKYRLPIYVTENGVADILDSRRPKFIRETLEWVISAIKEGADVRGYFYWALTDNYEWTNGFGPRFGLIEIDYATQKRTVREKSAGVFKEVSIDS
- a CDS encoding GRP family sugar transporter is translated as MIASWIFIALSGYFLLAFTGIADKFLVSKVVREPIAYAFYTAITGPFSLVLVPFGAKLLSLHDFAVALAAGVFFIFGIYYSYSAIAKSSVSRVVPIQGGMIPLFSLLFAYIILGERLSSTQTVGFLFLVAGAVLISVRKEVEGWTAQTFLLAGLSAVFFAIASVLTKYIFNHSNFISGMVWTRMGFFLVALPILLFKKNRDVIFNAPKQAGVKNVALYYSSRASGTIGGFLQNYAVSLGSVSVVNALQGTQFAFLLGLTSFLSVYFPKVLKEKISYGTITLKLGAIALISFGLFLITK